A genome region from Alkalimarinus coralli includes the following:
- a CDS encoding response regulator, which translates to MSSGTILLVEDNPDDEMLALRALKKTQTQNTVVVARDGEEALDYVFGTGKFKNRDPNETPQVIFLDIKLPKLNGLEVLKNIRRDQRTSLIPIVLLTSSDEERDMVDGYRLGANSYINKPVDFDQFIDQVKVLGRYWLGINKTPQ; encoded by the coding sequence ATGAGTTCCGGGACGATACTGCTGGTCGAAGACAACCCAGACGATGAAATGCTTGCACTGCGCGCGTTGAAAAAAACTCAAACGCAAAATACCGTCGTGGTGGCCCGCGATGGTGAAGAAGCACTGGACTATGTCTTCGGAACAGGAAAATTTAAAAACCGGGATCCAAACGAAACGCCACAGGTTATTTTTCTAGATATCAAGCTACCAAAGCTCAACGGACTTGAAGTCCTGAAAAATATCAGACGTGATCAACGCACATCGCTTATTCCCATTGTATTACTCACCTCCTCCGATGAAGAGCGTGATATGGTGGATGGCTACAGATTAGGTGCCAATAGTTACATCAATAAGCCCGTTGATTTTGACCAATTTATAGATCAGGTAAAAGTTCTAGGCAGGTATTGGCTTGGAATCAACAAAACGCCCCAATGA
- a CDS encoding type II toxin-antitoxin system Phd/YefM family antitoxin, which produces MRVETISYLKQNAANLELDEPMVITQSGKPVYRIESEKQAQLRDEGIALLKLMNFSERDIKSGKTMSTEKAKSSLRERFKAGNIETNDQR; this is translated from the coding sequence ATGAGAGTAGAAACTATTAGTTACTTGAAACAAAACGCAGCAAACCTTGAGCTTGATGAACCCATGGTAATTACGCAAAGCGGAAAACCTGTATACCGAATCGAGTCCGAAAAACAGGCACAACTCCGCGACGAAGGCATTGCTTTGCTAAAGTTAATGAATTTTTCCGAAAGGGACATCAAAAGCGGAAAAACAATGAGCACTGAAAAAGCAAAATCGTCTCTTAGAGAGCGTTTTAAAGCCGGAAATATAGAAACGAATGACCAACGTTGA
- a CDS encoding glucose 1-dehydrogenase, translated as MKRFTDKVVIVTGASSGIGRQAAIEFAREGAKVAVVARREAEGTETVEIIEQNGGTAIFIAADVSNSSEVKNMVSSVVEQFGRLDIAFNNAGVAEGIANTVDLSEDEFDRVITSNLKSAWLCMKYQIPAMLQTGGGAIVNMASVWGVLGTSMGVPAYVASKHGIIGLSKATALEFGQQGIRVNCISPAWVPTEANSPVLDNPDIYPQILAQHPIGTLGTTSNVADAVKWMCSEEASWYTAQNLILDGGYSAQ; from the coding sequence ATGAAAAGGTTTACAGACAAAGTCGTAATTGTAACGGGGGCTAGCTCTGGGATTGGTCGGCAGGCAGCGATTGAGTTTGCGAGAGAAGGTGCAAAAGTTGCTGTCGTTGCGAGGCGTGAAGCTGAGGGCACAGAAACGGTTGAAATAATTGAGCAGAATGGAGGTACTGCTATATTTATAGCTGCTGATGTCTCAAATTCGAGCGAAGTCAAGAATATGGTTAGCTCAGTGGTTGAGCAGTTTGGGCGGCTGGATATTGCATTTAATAACGCGGGCGTCGCTGAGGGAATTGCCAATACTGTTGACCTTAGCGAAGATGAGTTTGATCGGGTAATCACCAGCAATTTAAAGTCAGCATGGCTGTGTATGAAATACCAGATTCCTGCTATGTTACAAACCGGTGGAGGAGCTATAGTAAATATGGCATCTGTTTGGGGGGTGTTGGGTACTTCCATGGGGGTTCCAGCATACGTGGCAAGCAAGCATGGAATTATTGGCCTGAGTAAAGCAACGGCATTGGAGTTTGGTCAACAAGGTATTCGTGTAAACTGCATAAGCCCTGCATGGGTGCCTACAGAAGCAAATTCTCCAGTGCTAGATAATCCAGATATTTACCCACAAATACTTGCTCAGCACCCAATTGGGACTTTGGGTACCACTTCAAATGTAGCTGACGCTGTAAAATGGATGTGCTCAGAAGAGGCATCTTGGTATACGGCACAAAACTTGATCTTGGATGGTGGCTACAGCGCACAGTAA
- a CDS encoding TonB-dependent receptor plug domain-containing protein, whose amino-acid sequence MIKKPVTPSVGRTPSPFVSFSPLPRLLACSIALASGVATANDDPFGGSDSLWDIPLDELGQVRVTSLATGTETPLDKAAAVATVITEDDIIAMGATDIDQVLETVPGLHVNRSNQTYTPKYTFRGITSLLNPQALMLVNGIPVTSAAFGNRGNVWGGMQIKTISRIEVIRGPGSALYGADAFAGVINIVTKDRNNINGTQAGLRAGSFNTQAGWVQTGFTTDRNLDIGFVLEYQTTDGQHEQVDQDIQSNLDSAFGTNASLAPGGVNTGVKSTDMRLDIKKDDLRFRVGYQGRFNVETGPGVSESLDPVGQFASNRINTDISYLFKDVAPGFDVESRASYFYNTQEVEKGSVLFPAGTAWPDLSASPPGSTLATFNNGIIGEPEYKEEQARFDLSSVYRGIDNHHLRIGTGFFWGDLYETKESKNFDVAFTPAGPLLQPKASGLTDVSDTSEVFLPEKDRTSYYLFIQDEWQVADNWQLVTGVRYDDYSDFGDTVNPRAALIWATTDSITTKLLYGRAFRAPSIAELFATANPVALGNSDLEPETIDTYELALSQQVNREWLYSVNLFYYSIDDYIDFVPSTGGNIAQNIGERTGKGGEFELQYDPTSELRIIANYAYQRATDDNTDKLVGEAPNNQVYGRTEWSFMPQWQSSLQINWVGEQKRAASDTRNTPVDDYITVDVTLRKQNVVDKLDATLMVKNIFDESVVEPSAVGGIPSDYPMAGISLYGEIAYNF is encoded by the coding sequence ATGATTAAAAAGCCTGTAACTCCTTCCGTTGGTCGAACGCCCTCCCCTTTTGTTTCTTTTTCACCCCTTCCCAGGCTTTTGGCTTGTTCTATAGCGCTGGCCAGCGGAGTCGCTACCGCCAATGACGACCCGTTTGGTGGAAGTGATAGTTTGTGGGATATACCGTTAGACGAACTTGGACAGGTGCGAGTTACCAGCCTGGCAACAGGTACAGAAACCCCCCTTGATAAAGCAGCAGCAGTGGCGACCGTTATTACCGAAGACGATATTATTGCCATGGGGGCAACGGATATTGATCAGGTACTCGAAACAGTACCCGGCCTACATGTAAACCGTTCAAACCAAACATACACCCCTAAATACACCTTTCGCGGCATTACCTCCCTACTAAATCCACAGGCATTGATGCTCGTTAACGGCATACCAGTCACATCAGCTGCATTTGGTAACCGGGGTAATGTGTGGGGAGGTATGCAGATTAAAACCATTTCAAGAATCGAAGTGATTCGAGGGCCTGGGTCTGCTCTATATGGTGCAGACGCTTTTGCAGGTGTCATCAATATTGTCACCAAAGACCGAAATAATATTAACGGCACTCAGGCAGGCCTACGAGCAGGTAGTTTCAACACCCAAGCGGGTTGGGTGCAGACAGGTTTTACCACAGATCGCAATTTGGACATTGGCTTTGTCTTGGAGTACCAAACAACAGACGGCCAACACGAACAAGTTGACCAAGATATTCAATCCAACTTAGATAGCGCATTTGGGACAAATGCTTCTCTTGCTCCTGGTGGTGTAAATACTGGCGTAAAGAGCACCGATATGCGGCTGGATATTAAGAAGGATGACTTGCGCTTTCGGGTAGGCTACCAAGGCCGTTTCAATGTCGAAACCGGTCCAGGCGTTTCTGAATCTCTTGACCCCGTAGGCCAATTTGCAAGTAATCGTATTAATACAGATATCTCTTACTTGTTTAAAGACGTTGCTCCCGGCTTTGATGTTGAATCAAGGGCCAGCTATTTCTACAACACACAAGAGGTAGAAAAGGGTTCGGTGCTTTTTCCAGCGGGTACTGCTTGGCCAGATTTATCGGCCTCTCCTCCGGGCAGTACACTTGCAACATTCAATAATGGCATCATTGGTGAACCAGAGTACAAAGAAGAACAAGCTCGCTTCGACCTTAGCAGTGTTTATCGGGGTATAGACAATCATCACCTTCGCATTGGAACCGGTTTCTTTTGGGGAGATCTTTACGAAACGAAAGAAAGCAAGAACTTTGACGTTGCTTTCACCCCAGCCGGCCCTCTGCTTCAACCTAAAGCCAGTGGATTAACCGATGTTAGCGATACAAGTGAGGTCTTTCTCCCTGAAAAAGATCGCACCAGTTACTACCTGTTTATTCAAGATGAATGGCAGGTCGCCGATAATTGGCAGTTGGTGACCGGTGTCCGCTATGATGATTATTCCGATTTTGGCGATACGGTAAATCCTCGTGCAGCACTAATCTGGGCGACTACAGATAGTATTACCACTAAACTACTCTATGGCAGAGCTTTCCGCGCACCAAGTATTGCTGAACTATTTGCGACTGCGAATCCAGTTGCATTGGGCAATTCAGACCTAGAACCAGAAACAATCGACACCTATGAACTTGCACTATCACAGCAAGTTAACCGCGAGTGGCTATACAGTGTGAATTTATTCTACTATTCAATTGATGACTATATAGATTTTGTCCCAAGTACAGGAGGCAATATCGCACAGAATATTGGTGAGCGAACCGGAAAAGGCGGTGAATTTGAACTCCAGTATGACCCTACCTCTGAACTAAGAATCATTGCTAACTACGCATACCAAAGAGCAACAGATGACAACACCGATAAGCTTGTGGGAGAAGCCCCAAATAACCAAGTTTATGGTCGAACTGAGTGGTCATTCATGCCTCAGTGGCAATCATCGTTACAGATAAACTGGGTTGGAGAGCAAAAGCGCGCGGCAAGCGACACACGAAATACTCCAGTAGATGATTACATTACTGTAGACGTCACACTGCGCAAACAAAACGTGGTTGATAAATTAGATGCTACGCTCATGGTGAAGAATATTTTTGATGAAAGCGTAGTAGAGCCTAGTGCCGTTGGTGGAATACCTAGCGATTACCCCATGGCGGGTATAAGTCTATATGGAGAGATAGCTTACAACTTCTAG
- a CDS encoding GGDEF domain-containing response regulator, translated as MESTKRPNEQEQAAVVKKVLHILIIDDSEDDALLIMRALRKGGLRPEYHQVEGEEALRNALTEHHWDVVISDHNMPGLTSQDTIKIVKEIDPDMPVIVVSGTIEERVGVQAMQTGAQDYVMKDNLARLIPVIQRELQATEGRQARKEAERNLHYLSFHDTLTSLLNRKEFERRLRLAVDDSKLFNQPNVLMYLDLDQFKIVNDTCGHVAGDELLKQVTRTLQHHIRETDTLARLGGDEFGILLESTSKERAIALAERIRQDIKDLRFSWQDKPFAISISIGMVAMNQGTTSVHELMSCADMACYAAKDKGRDGIQWYSEDDAEYNQRRNEMQWASKIKQALEEDRFMLYFQPMKGLQPSCVGEHGEFLVRLYEEGGLVPPGAFIPAAERYNLMPLIDRWVVENVFKYLSESGLGKKDEGTFFINLSGTSLSDNAFFNDIRKMLKEYDIKPNRICLEITETAAIDNLTDAVEFIAEIRDEGFKFALDDFGVGMSSFSYLKTIPVDYLKIDGSFVKNLLNDPIDKGIVEACNRISHAAGLQTIAEFVENQETEDALKAMGVDFGQGFGIAKPGPLKRGR; from the coding sequence TTGGAATCAACAAAACGCCCCAATGAACAAGAGCAAGCAGCCGTAGTGAAAAAAGTGCTTCATATATTAATCATAGATGACTCAGAAGATGATGCTTTGCTAATTATGCGGGCACTTCGAAAAGGCGGACTCAGACCCGAGTACCATCAGGTCGAGGGCGAAGAAGCCCTGCGAAATGCACTGACTGAACATCACTGGGACGTGGTTATCTCTGATCACAACATGCCAGGGCTGACCTCACAAGACACTATCAAAATTGTGAAAGAGATTGACCCCGATATGCCCGTTATCGTGGTCTCAGGCACCATTGAAGAACGCGTAGGCGTACAGGCAATGCAGACCGGTGCGCAGGACTACGTCATGAAGGACAATCTTGCCCGGCTGATTCCCGTGATCCAGCGAGAGTTACAGGCAACGGAAGGCAGGCAGGCTCGCAAAGAAGCCGAACGAAACCTGCATTACTTATCCTTTCACGACACCCTCACCAGCCTTCTCAACCGCAAAGAATTTGAGCGAAGACTTCGTTTAGCCGTCGATGACAGCAAGCTCTTTAACCAACCCAACGTGCTGATGTATTTGGATCTTGATCAGTTCAAGATTGTTAATGACACCTGCGGGCATGTTGCGGGGGATGAACTCCTCAAGCAGGTCACCCGCACACTTCAGCACCACATACGAGAAACCGACACCCTCGCCCGACTAGGCGGAGACGAATTCGGAATACTGCTGGAAAGCACCTCAAAAGAACGCGCAATCGCATTGGCAGAGCGTATACGACAAGATATCAAAGATTTGCGTTTTTCCTGGCAAGACAAGCCATTTGCCATCAGTATCAGTATCGGCATGGTCGCCATGAACCAAGGCACCACCTCAGTACATGAACTGATGAGCTGTGCTGATATGGCCTGTTATGCCGCCAAAGACAAAGGTCGCGACGGCATCCAGTGGTACAGCGAAGACGATGCAGAATACAACCAGCGTCGAAACGAAATGCAGTGGGCCAGCAAAATAAAGCAGGCGCTCGAAGAAGATCGTTTTATGCTTTACTTTCAGCCCATGAAAGGCCTGCAGCCAAGCTGTGTAGGCGAGCATGGGGAGTTTCTTGTAAGGCTTTATGAAGAAGGCGGTTTGGTCCCCCCTGGTGCGTTTATACCGGCTGCCGAACGCTATAACCTGATGCCCCTAATTGACCGCTGGGTGGTCGAAAATGTGTTTAAGTACCTGTCAGAGTCCGGCTTAGGCAAAAAAGATGAAGGCACATTTTTTATCAACTTATCGGGCACATCGCTAAGTGATAATGCATTTTTCAATGATATACGGAAAATGCTGAAAGAGTACGATATAAAGCCTAATCGTATCTGCCTTGAGATCACCGAAACCGCAGCGATTGACAACCTCACCGACGCCGTGGAGTTCATCGCCGAAATCCGGGATGAAGGCTTTAAGTTTGCACTGGATGACTTCGGTGTAGGTATGAGTTCATTCTCGTACCTTAAAACCATACCGGTTGACTACTTGAAAATTGACGGCAGCTTTGTCAAAAACCTGTTAAATGACCCTATCGACAAAGGCATTGTTGAGGCGTGCAACCGCATCAGCCACGCGGCAGGCCTTCAGACTATTGCAGAGTTTGTTGAGAATCAGGAAACAGAAGATGCACTAAAAGCCATGGGCGTCGATTTTGGACAAGGTTTTGGCATAGCCAAACCCGGCCCTCTCAAAAGAGGCCGGTAA
- a CDS encoding ATP-binding protein translates to MFGVKYLPIKKKLTMVIMTSTLLAVVLLSAVFIAYEYVSLRNNMIKEFSTTSKIIANRSHAAILFSDTATLQENVDSLKIHGDVEATCLYSEVDDILAHFNKNPEYKDSKSTSLSGCPDHPSRNLNHFDERYYQVSQPIVVDGDPMGLLYIRVSLGSLNKHLSTYVIATGIFSLLIIFTVFIISSFLQNYITTPLLLLKDTASQVTKKKDYSLRATKESHDEIGDLVDTFNTMLSTIQEQNHIITEDAEGLEIKVNERTKELAMANKELEAFSYSVSHDLRAPLRAIDGFSKALLEDYGPELDKTAHDYLGRVRAASQKMGVLISSLLQLSRVTRKQIKDTHFDLSDMIMHIVHQLREDEPNRVIDVQIQPEMYIMADPQLMEVALDNLIGNAWKYTKYEKFPKIEIGYYVENGHTIYFIKDNGAGFDEKYAKNLFTAFQRLHSPEQFDGTGIGLATVYRIMHRHHGDIWAKSTVGKGATFYFTLYDDRPPPGEEISYRSGHNPDTPTQEN, encoded by the coding sequence ATGTTTGGGGTCAAATATCTGCCCATCAAGAAAAAGCTAACCATGGTCATCATGACATCAACGCTATTAGCGGTGGTGCTTCTGAGTGCAGTGTTCATTGCATATGAATATGTGTCCCTGCGCAATAATATGATCAAAGAGTTTTCGACCACATCAAAAATCATCGCTAACCGAAGTCATGCAGCGATACTTTTCAGCGATACCGCCACACTTCAAGAAAACGTAGATAGCCTGAAAATACACGGCGATGTAGAAGCCACCTGCCTTTATAGTGAAGTCGACGATATCCTCGCCCATTTCAACAAAAACCCCGAATACAAAGATAGCAAAAGCACCTCTTTGAGCGGGTGCCCAGACCACCCAAGCCGAAATCTCAATCACTTTGATGAGCGGTATTATCAGGTATCCCAACCTATCGTGGTCGATGGTGACCCCATGGGGCTGCTGTACATTAGAGTGTCTCTCGGGAGCCTTAACAAACACTTGTCGACGTATGTCATCGCCACCGGAATATTTTCACTGCTGATAATATTCACCGTATTTATTATCTCTTCTTTCCTGCAAAACTATATCACCACACCATTGCTGCTACTGAAAGACACCGCAAGCCAAGTCACCAAAAAGAAAGACTACTCGCTAAGAGCGACTAAAGAGAGCCATGACGAAATAGGAGACCTGGTAGACACCTTTAATACCATGCTCTCGACCATACAAGAACAAAATCACATTATTACAGAAGACGCAGAAGGCCTTGAGATTAAGGTTAATGAACGCACCAAAGAACTGGCGATGGCCAATAAGGAACTTGAAGCATTCAGTTACTCTGTTTCACACGACTTAAGAGCCCCGCTCCGCGCAATTGACGGCTTTAGCAAAGCGCTATTGGAAGACTACGGGCCAGAGCTCGACAAAACGGCCCACGACTACTTAGGGCGAGTGAGAGCTGCCAGTCAGAAAATGGGCGTGTTGATCAGCAGCTTGCTACAGTTATCCCGAGTCACACGAAAGCAGATCAAAGACACCCACTTTGATCTGAGTGATATGATCATGCACATTGTTCATCAGCTCAGAGAAGACGAGCCAAACCGCGTTATTGATGTCCAGATTCAACCCGAAATGTATATCATGGCAGACCCCCAACTGATGGAAGTGGCGCTCGACAACCTGATTGGCAACGCATGGAAATACACAAAATATGAGAAATTCCCAAAAATAGAAATTGGCTACTATGTTGAGAATGGCCACACCATCTATTTTATAAAAGACAACGGAGCCGGTTTTGATGAAAAATATGCCAAGAACCTGTTTACCGCGTTCCAGCGCTTACACTCACCCGAGCAGTTTGATGGAACAGGCATTGGCCTCGCAACGGTGTACCGAATTATGCACCGGCATCATGGCGACATATGGGCTAAGTCAACGGTAGGGAAAGGCGCAACATTCTACTTTACCCTTTATGATGACCGCCCACCGCCAGGTGAAGAAATCTCATATAGAAGCGGCCATAACCCTGATACACCAACGCAAGAAAATTAA
- a CDS encoding YfiR family protein, which produces MTRRPATRLLSTIILLLLFVSGMAQARSENEIKAVYLYNFIKFITWPQEPTTSDINICVYGDNPFGAQTERLNTLKARNRALHIIYPDKKDRPDCTVVFISPSEEKFAAELLKRINNHPILTVSDIESFTDKGGIIGFIKLGNVVKFDINLKKARASNIQISSKLLELANQVIQ; this is translated from the coding sequence ATGACACGCCGCCCGGCTACACGCCTCCTATCGACTATTATTCTCCTGCTCTTATTTGTCAGCGGCATGGCACAGGCTCGTTCCGAAAACGAAATCAAAGCGGTCTACCTTTATAACTTCATTAAATTTATCACTTGGCCACAAGAGCCCACCACCAGTGACATTAATATCTGCGTATATGGCGATAACCCCTTTGGCGCACAAACCGAAAGGCTAAATACACTTAAAGCCCGTAACCGGGCACTTCATATCATCTATCCAGACAAAAAAGACAGGCCTGACTGCACCGTCGTCTTTATCAGCCCGTCGGAAGAAAAGTTTGCAGCCGAATTGCTGAAAAGAATTAATAACCACCCGATCTTAACCGTCAGTGACATAGAAAGCTTTACCGACAAAGGTGGCATTATTGGCTTTATCAAGTTGGGAAATGTCGTGAAGTTCGACATCAATCTCAAAAAAGCCCGTGCGTCTAACATTCAAATCAGTTCCAAATTACTGGAACTGGCTAACCAAGTCATACAATAA
- a CDS encoding DUF748 domain-containing protein codes for MFRILKKIITYVLLAYVALYSIVWLFSPTVIRYFLSDYLSQHQLVLSDVSSIRYNPFISHLEITDVSISKSNELETVVFSLDVLELELHFYELLFDQVYVSAFVIDGLYVKVKKSAAGSDEGIEVAGISLPQNQAEQEPNSAPAPDDSSGAGEASFPYQLDAPEVTLKNSVIELAVDESTHRVKLNSFVISDLAATLAKQSLLLAVDSEVNQSSLTLDVKADLNQDDGKIRVDLDLTKIDLAHFKHFLPESITAFEGVVSYSGQHEISIEPSAIAVDWPKLSLKAENVLFTQDERTVKLAKHRLDSDALKVSVNLGNDGTGDDNSGDGLSGKSDTGDQSATVVAEGSAQISLDDFKTFYKSEENMLSAFKNLALNDVEFLIKEENSNVDVGQIQLTDAFLSDNVKDDVPALAQFKALTINKVKLTEQGIAIDDISLAGLALDAELNKDKVLLNLVELGIPVEDTQPVTEGTAVETETVASEEPQEAAQHKASEFAISLGEFRLADNADIHFTDNSVNPVYERHIAVTSLNAGPFDNQSPDNEIPYKAVGKSDKYAHFEFSGIVKPFAEVPVYSLKGFFKEISLPGISSYIKDALQYEIQSGQLDLGLDVTLTGTVIDGDADVLLRGIELTAADDHEAGTMQDHTSVPFNVALGMLKDSDGNVELSLPLSGDTSNPSFGFSGFMTLLVQQATIAAAQDYLITTFVPYASVVKVAIVAGEFALKVRVNDLVYPPGKVELQPEHEVFLKEFAALMKDKEDVQVRLCAVATAEDIGKPAGTVITEAADIQQLKVISNQRAHNFKDYMVEKEGVGSSRLLNCTPQINSSIEAKPSLTFET; via the coding sequence ATGTTTCGCATATTAAAAAAGATCATCACTTATGTGCTGCTGGCTTACGTGGCGTTGTATAGTATCGTTTGGTTGTTCTCGCCCACGGTAATACGCTATTTTCTGTCAGATTATTTGAGCCAGCATCAGCTTGTTTTGTCAGATGTGTCATCGATCCGTTATAACCCGTTTATATCTCATTTGGAAATAACGGATGTATCGATATCAAAAAGTAACGAGCTAGAAACGGTGGTTTTCTCTCTGGATGTGCTTGAGCTCGAGTTGCATTTTTATGAGCTTCTGTTTGACCAAGTGTATGTGTCTGCGTTTGTTATTGATGGTTTATATGTAAAGGTTAAAAAATCAGCTGCAGGCTCTGATGAAGGTATTGAGGTGGCAGGTATTTCGTTACCGCAAAACCAGGCAGAGCAGGAGCCCAATTCAGCTCCAGCCCCAGATGATTCATCAGGGGCAGGTGAGGCATCATTCCCCTATCAACTTGATGCACCCGAAGTCACCCTCAAAAATTCAGTGATTGAGCTTGCTGTGGATGAGTCTACCCACCGTGTGAAATTGAACTCGTTTGTTATTTCTGATCTGGCGGCCACGTTGGCTAAACAGAGTTTATTGTTAGCTGTTGACAGTGAAGTTAACCAGTCATCACTGACGTTAGATGTTAAGGCCGACTTAAATCAGGACGATGGTAAAATTCGGGTTGACTTAGATTTAACCAAAATAGACTTGGCACATTTTAAACACTTCCTACCTGAGTCCATTACTGCATTTGAAGGTGTTGTCAGTTATAGCGGCCAGCACGAGATTAGTATTGAGCCTTCGGCGATAGCGGTTGATTGGCCGAAACTGTCTCTAAAGGCTGAAAATGTGTTGTTCACCCAAGATGAAAGAACGGTCAAGTTGGCGAAACATCGCCTAGATAGTGATGCGTTAAAGGTTAGCGTTAATTTGGGTAATGACGGTACTGGAGATGACAATTCTGGGGATGGGCTATCTGGAAAGAGCGATACGGGAGACCAGAGCGCTACGGTGGTTGCCGAAGGCTCAGCCCAGATTTCGCTGGATGACTTTAAAACGTTTTATAAATCTGAAGAAAATATGTTGTCTGCTTTCAAGAACCTGGCATTGAATGATGTCGAATTCCTAATCAAGGAAGAGAACAGCAATGTTGACGTAGGCCAAATTCAGCTGACAGATGCCTTTTTATCTGACAACGTAAAGGATGATGTACCGGCTTTGGCTCAGTTTAAAGCCTTAACCATTAATAAGGTGAAGCTCACAGAGCAGGGTATTGCGATTGACGACATTAGTCTTGCAGGGTTGGCGCTTGATGCAGAGTTAAATAAAGACAAGGTGTTGCTAAATTTGGTTGAGCTGGGTATACCAGTTGAAGATACGCAGCCAGTAACTGAAGGCACAGCTGTTGAAACTGAAACAGTTGCATCTGAAGAACCTCAAGAAGCAGCACAACATAAAGCGAGCGAGTTTGCTATTTCGCTGGGTGAATTTAGGCTTGCCGACAATGCTGATATTCACTTTACGGATAACAGCGTTAACCCGGTTTATGAACGCCACATCGCCGTCACCTCGCTGAACGCTGGCCCCTTTGACAACCAGTCACCGGACAATGAGATCCCTTATAAGGCGGTGGGTAAAAGTGACAAGTATGCCCATTTTGAATTTTCAGGCATAGTAAAACCCTTTGCGGAAGTGCCTGTTTATAGCCTAAAGGGCTTCTTTAAAGAGATCAGCTTGCCTGGTATTTCTAGTTACATTAAAGATGCTCTGCAGTATGAGATACAGAGCGGCCAGCTCGATTTGGGGCTCGACGTCACTCTGACGGGCACGGTTATTGATGGTGATGCTGATGTGCTACTGCGGGGTATTGAGCTGACGGCGGCCGATGACCATGAGGCAGGGACTATGCAAGACCATACCTCTGTGCCTTTTAATGTCGCCTTGGGGATGCTTAAAGATAGCGATGGCAATGTAGAGTTGTCGTTACCTCTTTCCGGTGATACCAGTAACCCATCGTTCGGTTTTTCAGGATTTATGACGCTGCTTGTTCAACAGGCAACAATAGCGGCAGCTCAGGACTACCTGATTACTACGTTTGTGCCATACGCCAGTGTTGTGAAGGTTGCCATAGTGGCCGGTGAATTTGCGCTCAAGGTGCGTGTAAATGATCTGGTTTATCCGCCAGGAAAAGTGGAGCTGCAGCCTGAGCATGAGGTGTTTCTGAAAGAGTTCGCGGCCTTAATGAAAGATAAAGAAGATGTGCAGGTCAGGCTTTGTGCTGTTGCAACAGCGGAAGATATTGGCAAACCCGCAGGAACTGTGATTACCGAAGCGGCCGATATTCAGCAATTAAAAGTAATTTCGAACCAGCGAGCGCATAACTTTAAAGACTATATGGTGGAAAAAGAGGGCGTTGGCTCATCTCGTCTGCTGAACTGTACGCCTCAAATTAACTCATCGATAGAGGCTAAACCCAGCCTGACGTTTGAGACATAG